One Streptomyces sp. SAI-135 DNA segment encodes these proteins:
- a CDS encoding DDE-type integrase/transposase/recombinase: MSGPRPGRPVLEVGAHVRFRESTWQVVAVAGQLIHLAGESADESVLAGHLFADATFCIVGAQTPQAVTQWGLFETAPQDARRRALAWQRHIREVESGLPDGPGTGVPRAAYDPGRFTLAQREQAKAAELTASGFGTISRTTVQRMRLAYRKQGLWVLVDHRTTRRPSPAGRADARVIAAIEEALRRQRGRSKGTVKGLMPLVAQVLADRHGNGTVPLPSQATFYRLVHQLAGPAEHPHRAARMGNSPAGWRAFTPTVTLRPGEQVQVDTTRLDVMAVFDDATTGRPELTIAVDVATRAILAAVLRPGPTQAVDAALLLAEMAVPHPARPTWPNALRLAHTPLPQLKRLLPLDERLHGAAARPVVVPETIVVDRGKIYLSAAFTAACETLGISVQPTPPHAPAAKGIVERTFHTINQLLCQHLPGYTGSDVTRRGADAETEARYSIAQLQDLLDEWLIHYHHRPHEGLRHPTLPKKALTPNQMWAALIAVTGHVPLPLTGNDYLELLPVRWQAITARGIRLDHRTYDHDCLTPYRGQPSPITARGGKWEIHTNPHDARQIYLRLPDGHLTEIPWIHRDHIHAPFNKATWQHIKTITTRVSGDRDTHETDLADALDQLMRRARTHTATPGEQRLITRTAPQKTPPTDGRHDDGRHDPPDDTEAHGEDEPGDEVDAPVPYTGLGLYDPAQEALNW; this comes from the coding sequence GTGAGCGGGCCGCGCCCCGGCAGGCCGGTGCTCGAGGTCGGCGCGCACGTCCGCTTCCGGGAGTCCACCTGGCAGGTCGTCGCTGTGGCCGGGCAGCTCATCCACCTGGCGGGTGAGAGCGCGGACGAGAGCGTGCTGGCCGGGCACCTGTTCGCCGATGCGACCTTCTGCATCGTCGGCGCCCAGACGCCGCAGGCGGTGACGCAGTGGGGTCTGTTCGAGACCGCGCCCCAGGACGCGCGCCGCCGGGCGCTGGCCTGGCAGCGGCACATCCGCGAGGTGGAGTCCGGCCTGCCCGACGGACCCGGAACCGGGGTGCCGCGGGCCGCGTACGACCCCGGCCGGTTCACGCTCGCCCAGCGCGAGCAGGCCAAGGCTGCGGAGCTGACCGCAAGCGGCTTCGGGACCATCTCCCGTACGACGGTGCAGCGGATGCGGCTGGCCTACCGCAAACAGGGCCTGTGGGTGTTGGTCGACCACCGCACCACCCGCCGGCCCAGCCCCGCCGGGCGCGCCGACGCACGGGTCATCGCCGCGATCGAGGAAGCCCTGCGCCGCCAGCGCGGCCGCTCCAAGGGCACCGTCAAAGGCCTGATGCCCCTGGTCGCGCAGGTCCTTGCCGACCGGCACGGCAACGGCACGGTGCCACTGCCCTCCCAGGCCACCTTCTACCGCCTCGTCCACCAGCTCGCCGGCCCCGCCGAACATCCCCACCGTGCCGCCCGCATGGGCAACTCCCCGGCCGGCTGGCGGGCATTCACCCCGACCGTGACGCTGCGGCCCGGCGAGCAGGTGCAGGTCGACACCACCCGGCTGGACGTGATGGCCGTCTTCGACGACGCCACCACCGGCCGGCCCGAGCTGACCATCGCCGTCGACGTCGCCACCCGCGCCATCCTCGCCGCCGTCCTGCGCCCGGGGCCCACCCAGGCCGTCGACGCCGCCCTGCTGCTCGCCGAGATGGCCGTCCCGCACCCCGCCCGCCCCACCTGGCCGAACGCCCTGCGCCTGGCCCACACCCCGCTCCCCCAGCTCAAGCGGCTGCTCCCCCTGGACGAACGCCTTCACGGCGCGGCGGCCCGGCCGGTCGTGGTGCCCGAGACGATCGTCGTCGACCGGGGCAAGATCTACCTGTCCGCAGCGTTCACCGCCGCCTGCGAAACCCTCGGCATCAGCGTCCAGCCCACCCCGCCGCATGCCCCCGCGGCCAAAGGCATCGTCGAGCGCACCTTCCACACGATCAACCAGCTGCTGTGCCAGCACCTGCCCGGCTACACCGGATCTGACGTCACCCGCCGCGGAGCGGACGCCGAAACCGAGGCCCGCTACAGCATCGCCCAGCTGCAAGACCTCCTCGACGAATGGCTCATCCACTACCACCACCGCCCCCACGAAGGGCTGCGCCACCCCACCCTGCCGAAAAAAGCCCTCACCCCCAACCAAATGTGGGCCGCCCTCATCGCCGTCACCGGCCACGTCCCCCTCCCCCTGACCGGCAACGACTACCTCGAACTGCTCCCGGTGCGCTGGCAGGCCATCACCGCCCGCGGCATCCGCCTCGACCACCGCACCTACGACCACGACTGCCTGACCCCCTACCGCGGCCAGCCCTCACCCATCACCGCCCGCGGCGGCAAATGGGAGATCCACACCAACCCCCACGACGCCCGCCAGATCTACCTCCGCCTGCCCGACGGCCACCTCACCGAAATCCCCTGGATTCACCGCGACCACATCCACGCCCCCTTCAACAAAGCCACCTGGCAGCACATCAAAACCATCACCACCCGCGTGAGCGGCGACCGCGACACCCACGAAACCGACCTCGCCGACGCCCTCGATCAGCTCATGCGCCGCGCCCGCACCCACACCGCCACCCCCGGCGAACAACGCCTGATCACCCGCACCGCACCCCAGAAAACACCCCCCACCGACGGCCGGCACGACGACGGCCGCCACGACCCGCCCGATGACACCGAGGCCCACGGCGAGGACGAACCGGGCGACGAGGTCGACGCCCCCGTCCCCTACACCGGACTCGGCCTCTACGACCCCGCCCAGGAAGCACTCAACTGGTGA
- a CDS encoding TnsA-like heteromeric transposase endonuclease subunit codes for MVQQRWADAVLTVAFEELEPASAFPVVPGRRWGPGLWWSATTGRHVACGSAAMRAQLMVLDRDPDVIGLAGRPVRVLWRTRRGQVRSWTPQLFARYRDGTALLADCPSRPEAGGQRAVQAATVLQAACAQAGWTYRRFKPLEDILAANLKWLAGYRHPRNAGRLGLMPAVLEAFTRPRPLIEGAKAVGDPIEVLPAVFHALWHGQLTTPLDVPLQERALISPATSRAHHPPSGSGSLASSSVSAGDRTAADSTGGAARANGRRRGGGR; via the coding sequence GTGGTGCAGCAGCGGTGGGCGGACGCGGTCCTCACGGTGGCCTTCGAGGAGTTAGAGCCGGCCTCGGCCTTCCCGGTGGTGCCCGGGCGGCGGTGGGGGCCGGGCCTGTGGTGGTCGGCCACCACAGGCCGGCACGTGGCATGCGGGTCGGCCGCGATGCGGGCGCAGCTGATGGTGCTGGACCGCGACCCCGACGTGATCGGCCTGGCCGGACGGCCGGTGCGTGTGCTGTGGCGCACCAGGCGCGGCCAGGTGCGCTCGTGGACGCCGCAGCTCTTCGCCCGCTACCGCGACGGCACCGCCCTGCTGGCCGACTGCCCCAGCCGCCCGGAGGCCGGCGGACAGCGGGCCGTGCAGGCCGCCACCGTTCTCCAGGCGGCGTGCGCGCAGGCCGGCTGGACCTACCGGCGCTTTAAGCCGCTGGAGGACATCCTGGCTGCCAACCTGAAATGGCTGGCCGGCTACCGCCATCCCCGCAACGCCGGCCGCCTGGGCCTCATGCCCGCTGTCCTCGAAGCGTTCACGCGGCCGCGGCCGCTGATCGAGGGCGCCAAAGCAGTCGGCGACCCCATCGAGGTCCTGCCCGCCGTCTTCCACGCCTTGTGGCACGGGCAGTTGACCACCCCCCTGGACGTGCCGCTGCAGGAGCGGGCCCTCATCAGCCCCGCCACCAGCAGGGCGCACCATCCACCCAGCGGCAGCGGCAGCCTCGCCTCGAGCAGCGTGTCGGCGGGTGACCGCACCGCGGCGGACAGCACCGGTGGCGCGGCGCGCGCAAACGGCCGCCGCCGCGGGGGCGGCAGGTGA
- a CDS encoding DNA-binding protein — translation MAHHPGLLRTAPLQGETTSSLIFRVASRYGMEAKALRSSWHWRNYPPGHDGGGTRADAEVLLNAAGRQLLAGLCGVTEDVLARALPSWGQEDAKLAGRQDRAPAAAWRIAGAVAGPAAFGCRLCTARRTGTGVRAVRYAPLWERVCVRHGRWLLDADADQPLEHLDLRGLPEVVAAQRRWTGVARRAVRAGAAPERVFALAHAVVARWWEQALHWERESVWPRRLHQVAGGNAGTDLDRWRIVGRDAAVFPEVVAVADALLDPAMAELAWSDSGAGRPRPLPADGMFCRRLGERVGRPWLGPVAATDYGGPLTSWMGAVIRLRRGAGGPPGYDNDPWWLRQDHQPATMAGQLRVLGKEKKTPGSGRTWRAVVPPEQRMLITRAIEGAEEQLTQLRGAQYGKTADVAQQLLSTLGHAATLIDQAVRESAAAALGAGMALEEVARWARLPADVLADVLVDDDGEQPVAQWWV, via the coding sequence ATGGCCCATCATCCCGGACTCCTGCGGACAGCCCCCCTGCAGGGGGAGACGACCTCGTCGCTGATCTTCCGCGTCGCGAGCCGCTACGGGATGGAAGCCAAGGCGTTGCGGTCGTCCTGGCACTGGCGCAACTACCCGCCGGGGCACGACGGCGGGGGCACGCGGGCGGATGCCGAGGTACTGCTGAACGCAGCCGGACGGCAACTCCTGGCAGGCCTGTGCGGCGTCACCGAAGACGTGCTGGCGCGGGCGTTGCCGTCCTGGGGCCAGGAGGACGCCAAGCTGGCGGGCCGGCAGGACCGGGCACCGGCGGCGGCATGGCGGATCGCCGGCGCAGTGGCCGGGCCGGCGGCGTTCGGCTGCCGCCTGTGCACCGCCCGGCGTACGGGAACAGGCGTGCGGGCGGTGCGGTACGCGCCGCTCTGGGAGCGCGTGTGCGTGCGGCACGGGAGATGGCTCCTGGACGCGGACGCCGACCAGCCGCTGGAGCACCTCGATCTGCGCGGGCTGCCGGAGGTAGTCGCGGCGCAGCGACGGTGGACGGGTGTGGCGCGGCGGGCGGTACGAGCCGGGGCCGCACCGGAGCGGGTGTTCGCGCTGGCGCACGCGGTGGTGGCCCGGTGGTGGGAACAGGCCCTTCACTGGGAGCGCGAGAGCGTCTGGCCGCGGCGGCTGCACCAGGTCGCGGGCGGCAACGCCGGGACGGATCTGGACCGTTGGCGGATCGTGGGCCGGGACGCGGCCGTCTTCCCCGAGGTGGTGGCCGTCGCGGACGCGCTGCTGGATCCGGCCATGGCCGAGCTGGCCTGGTCCGACAGCGGTGCCGGACGGCCGCGGCCGCTGCCCGCCGACGGGATGTTCTGCCGCCGGCTCGGCGAGCGGGTCGGGCGCCCGTGGCTGGGACCTGTGGCCGCGACCGACTACGGCGGCCCGCTAACCTCCTGGATGGGCGCTGTCATCCGCCTGCGCCGCGGGGCCGGCGGCCCACCCGGTTACGACAACGATCCCTGGTGGCTGCGCCAGGACCACCAGCCGGCGACGATGGCCGGGCAACTGCGCGTGCTGGGCAAGGAGAAGAAGACGCCCGGCTCGGGCCGGACGTGGCGGGCCGTGGTGCCTCCCGAGCAGCGCATGCTGATCACCCGGGCGATCGAGGGCGCCGAGGAACAGCTGACCCAGCTGCGCGGTGCGCAGTACGGCAAGACCGCCGACGTTGCCCAGCAGTTGCTGAGCACGCTCGGCCATGCCGCCACGCTGATCGACCAGGCCGTGCGCGAAAGCGCCGCGGCAGCCCTCGGCGCCGGGATGGCACTGGAGGAGGTGGCGCGCTGGGCCCGCCTGCCCGCCGACGTCCTGGCGGATGTCCTCGTCGATGATGACGGCGAGCAGCCGGTGGCGCAGTGGTGGGTGTGA